The Eikenella corrodens genome segment GGCACGCATCGCCCAATGGTTTACCGGCCCGTGGCCGTGGCCGATGTTGATGGGCTGAGAGATGGCGGCGGTGATGCACTGTTTGGCGGTGCGGATGGCCGCTTCCACTGCGGCGCCTTTGGCCAACTCGGCGGTGAGGCAGGCGGAGAAGGTGCAGCCGGTGCCGTGGGTGTGCAGCGTGGGGAAACGCGGGCTTTCCAAAGTGAACTGCCCGTCGGGCATAAACACCCAATCGCGGCAGATTTCGCTTTGCGATTCGCCGCTGTGGCCGCCTTTAATCACCACGGTTTGCACACCGGCTTCCTGCAAGATACGGGCGGCGCGTTCGGCGTCGGCATCGGTTTGGATGTCGATGCCGGTGAGCGCTTCGGCTTCGGGCAGGTTGGGCGTGAGCACGTCGGCCAGCGGCAACAAATGCCGTTTGAGCGCGGCCACGGCGTTTTGCTGCAACAGCGGCGCACCGCCCTTGGCCACCATCACCGGATCGAGCACCAGCCGGCCAAACGGTTTGCCTGCCAGTTTTTCAGCTACGCATTCAATCACTTCGGCCGTACCGAGCATACCGATTTTAAA includes the following:
- the thiD gene encoding bifunctional hydroxymethylpyrimidine kinase/phosphomethylpyrimidine kinase, whose product is MTQIAQALTIAGSDSGGGAGIQADLKTFQMRGVYGMSVLAAVTAQNTLGVQAIHGVPLDIIRAQIDSIAADFQVAAFKIGMLGTAEVIECVAEKLAGKPFGRLVLDPVMVAKGGAPLLQQNAVAALKRHLLPLADVLTPNLPEAEALTGIDIQTDADAERAARILQEAGVQTVVIKGGHSGESQSEICRDWVFMPDGQFTLESPRFPTLHTHGTGCTFSACLTAELAKGAAVEAAIRTAKQCITAAISQPINIGHGHGPVNHWAMRAECGK